In Betaproteobacteria bacterium, the genomic window ACGATCCCATCGACGACATCATCGCCGTGGTGATCGACGCCGCCCATTCGCGTTTTCCCGTCGTCGACGGCGATCGCGACAAGGTGCTCGGCATCCTGCTGGCCAAGGACCTGCTGCGCCTGCACACGGAAAAGGATTTCGACCTGCGCGACTGGCTGCGGCCGGCGGTGTTCATCCCGGAATCCAAGCGTCTCAACGTGCTCCTGCGGGAATTCCGCGTCTCCCGCAACCACATGGCCATCGTGGTCAACGAATACGGCGGCGTCGCCGGCCTGGTGACCATCGAGGACGTGCTGGAACAGATCGTCGGCGACATCGAGGACGAATACGACTTCGACGAAGCCCACGACAACATCCGCCAGGACGCCTCGGGCCGTTACCGCGTCAAGGCCCGCACCGAGATCGCCGATTTCAACGCAGCCTTCGGCACCGCCTACTCCGACGAGGAGTGCGATACCGTGGGCGGCCTCGTGCTGCGCCACCTGGGGCGGGTGCCCAAGCGCAACGAGATCATGGAAATCGACGGCACCCGCTTCCAGGTGCTGCGGGCCGACAGCCGCCGCCTCTACACCCTTCTGGTGGACCGCCCCGCGGCTCCGGCCGGTGCCGATTCCGCACCTGCCTGAGCGGCCGGCCCTGCGGGCCACCCTCGCGGCGCTGACCGGCGCGGCGGGGGTGCTTGTCTTCGAACCCTTTGGCCTGTTCTGGCTGGCCCCGGGAGTGCTCCTGGCGCTTTTCTGGCTCTGGGACAGTGCTCCCGGCGCCCGGCAGGCCGCCCGGGAAAGCTTCGCCTTCGGCATGGGCTTCTTCCTCCTGGGCGTTTCCTGGATATACGTCAGCCTTTCCGTCTTCGGGGGCATGCCCGTCTGGATGGCGGCCCCGGCCACCGCCCTTTTCTGTGCCGCGCTGGCGCTCTATTACGCCCTCGCTGCCTTTGTCTATCGCCGCTGGCGGCCGCAGGGGGCGCTTGGCCGGGCCCTGGCCTTCGCCGCACTGATCGCCCTGGCCGACTGGTTACGGGGTTGGCTGGGGACCGGTTTTCCGTGGCTGGCCTGGGGGTATTCCCAGGCTCCGCCAAGCCCCCTGGCCGGTTACGCGCCGGTGCTCGGCGTCTACGGGTTGGGATTTGTCCTGGCTCTCGCTTCGGCTGTGTTGTTCCAGGTGCGCCGGGGTGCGTTGGCGGCGGCAGGCTGCCTCGCCCTCGGGGCCGCCCTCGGGAGTGTGGCCTGGACACGGCCCGTGGGCGAAAGCGTCAGTGTGGCGCTGGTGCAGGGCAACGTTCCCCAGGAACTGAAATGGAGGCCGGAGCACTTTGCCGCCACCCTGGTGCGGTATCGGCAACTGGTGGCCGAAAATCCCGCCCGCCTCATCGTGCTGCCGGAAACCGCCGTTCCGGCCTTTCTCGACGCCGTCCCGCCGGAATTCCTGGACGATTTGGAGGCCCTGGCACTCGCGCGGGGCGGGGACATCCTCTTCGGTACGGTCACGGGCGACAGCGAGCGCTACTGGAACAGTGCGGTCAGCCTGGGGGCTTCGGCCTCCCAGGCCTACAGCAAATCCCATCTGGTGCCCTTTGGCGAGTTCATCCCACCGGGGTTTTCGTGGTTTTTGCGCTGGGCGGACATCCCCATGTCCGAATTCGCGCGCGGTCCGCAGGGGCAGCGCCCCCTCGCCTTGGCGGGGCTCAAGGTGGCGGTCGATATCTGCTACGAGGACGTGTTCGGCGAGGAAATCATCCGCAGCCTGCCCGAAGCCGGCGTCCTCGCCAATTTATCCAATACCGCGTGGTACGGGCGTTCCTTTGCCCAGCCCCAGCATCTCCAGATTGCCCGTCTGAGGGCCCTGGAAACCGGACGCCCCATTCTCCGGGCGACCAATACCGGCATGACGGCGGTGGTGATGCCGGACGGCCGCGTCGCGGCCAGCCTGCCGGCTTTTTCCCAGGGGGTGCTGCGCGCGGAGATTCGGGCCTACGAAGGCATGACTCCCTATGCCAGCTCAGGCAATCTGGCCTTCCTCGCCCTGGCCTGCGCCGCCCTTGTCGTGGCAAGAGTCTTCAGAAGATAGGGTGGGCGCCCTTCAGACGTTGCCCCGCAGCCGCAGGGCCGCCTGCTCCAGCCGCTGCTTCTCGGCCAGGACCTTGCCCGAATAGCGGCGATCCGGGTCGCTCAGGGCGCCGCCGAACTGCTGCAAGCCTTCCGTCACGCCACCGAAACGCTGGATCGAATCCTTGAGAACCCGGGCGCCGACCTGCACATTGGTCAGGGGGTCGAGAAAAGGGAGATTTCCTGCGTCTTCCGGCAACTTGTCTTTGTGGTAACGGGGCATCACCTGCATCAGGCCCTGCGCGCCGGCCGTGCTTTGGGAAAGCGGATTGAATCCGGATTCGACGCCGATCACCGCGATGATGAGCAAGGGATCCAGACGCAGGTCCCGTCCCGTGGCCTGCGCCGTGACGAAAATCGGCTCCAGCGCCTCGGTGGAGACGCGGTAGCGGCGGCTCACGTAATCCAGCGCGCTCCGCATGCGGGGCGTGAGCGCCTCGGCCGGGCGGTCGGCGTCGGAGGGTTCTTCAGTGGGGCGGCCAAAACTGCCGGCGATGGCTTGCGGAAGCAGGGCGCGCGCGCCATCGATGATGCCGGTCTGGCCCTGGTACAGGCTCACGAGGCCAATGATCAACACGGTTCCGGCGGCCATCAGGGCGGCCTGGAAGACGTTGAGCAGGGCCGAAGTGGCACGCAACAGATTGGGCGATAGAGCTGCCGTTGCGATCATGCGATTCTCCTTGACTGTTGCCACTGCGGGGATGATCTCCCGTCAGCGAACGGTTACAGGGGGTGTCACTTCGTTCGATACCGGCAAGGGGTGAATCCGGGGAGGGCCGGGCGGGGGCGGTGAGAACCTGCTGTGAAGGTGCCCCGCGGAACGATGTTGCACCGCAGCAGATTCGCAGTCTATTGATTTGGTGCCAATTTGTCAAACCCATGGCTTTCCACGCAGGGCCTTGGTTGTGCGCCGCGGTATGGCGGAAAGCCCCGCGTGGGGGGGGGTTGGCGATGGGAGGACTTCTTGTCCTTGGGACGGCGGTCGCCTGCCGGCGAGGGGGAAAAACAAGTAAAATTCAAGGCTTTCCGTCTCTTCAAGTGCGTCCATGAACTCCTCGCTTGCAACTTCTTCCGCGGCGGCGACCGCGGGACAGAATTCCCCGTCCTCCCCGATGTTTATCCCCACAACGGGCGGCGGTGAGTCTGCACCGAAACAAAAGCCGAGTTTTCAGGAAGTCATCCTGCGCCTGCAGGAGTACTGGAGCCAACAGGGCTGCGCCCTGTTGCAGCCCTACGACATGGAGGTCGGCGCCGGCACCAGCCATACCGCCACCTTCCTGCGTGCCCTCGGCCCCGAGCCCTGGAAGGCCGCCTACGTCCAGCCCTCCCGCCGTCCCAAGGATGGCCGCTATGGCGACAATCCCAACCGCATGCAGCACTATTACCAGTATCAGGTGGTCTTGAAGCCTGCCCCCGAGAACATCCTCGAACTCTACCTGGGCTCCCTGGAGGCCCTCGGCTTCGACCTCAAGAAGAACGACGTGCGCTTCGTCGAGGACGACTGGGAGAACCCGACCCTCGGCGCCTGGGGCCTGGGCTGGGAAGTGTGGATGAACGGCATGGAAGTGACGCAATTCACCTACTTCCAGCAGGTGGGCGGCATCGACTGCAAGCCCATCACCGGCGAAATCACCTACGGCCTGGAGCGTCTGGCCATGTATCTGCAGGGTGTCGAGAACGTCTTCGACCTGACCTGGACGGAGGGGCTCACCTACGGTGACGTCTATCACCAGAACGAGGTCGAGCAGTCCGCCTACAACTTCGAACACTCCGACGCTGACTTCCTGTTCACCGCCTTCGGTGCCCACGAGAAGCAGGCCCAGCACCTGATGGGCGCCCAACTGGCGCTGCCCGCCTACGAACAGGTCTTGAAAGCCGCCCATACCTTCAACCTGCTGGATGCCCGCGGCGCCATCTCGGTCACCGAGCGGGCTGCCTACATCGGCCGCATCCGCAATCTGGCCCGGGCCGTCGCCCAGAGCTACCTGGACAGCCGTGCCCGTTTGGGGTTCCCCATGGCGCCCAAGGCCTGGGCCGCCGAAGTGCTGGCCAAGCTCGAGGAACAGAACGCCAAGAAAGCCGCTTGAACATGAAGAACCTGCTCGTTGAACTGTTCGTCGAAGAACTGCCGCCCAAGGCCTTGAAGAAGCTGGGCGAAGCGTTCGCCCAGGCCCTCGGCCAGTCCCTCAAGACCCAAGGCCTGGCGGCGGATGCAGCCGTCACCGCCTACGCCTCACCCCGTCGTCTGGCCGCCCACGTGACCGGCGTGGTGGCGGCGGCCGCCGCCAGGCCGGTGGTGCAGAAACTGATGCCGGTAGCCGTCGGTCTCGACGCCGGTGGTAACGCCACCCCGGCGCTGCTCAAGAAACTCGCCGCCCTCGGTGCCGACGCGTCCGTCGTGCCCAGCCTGCGTCGCGAGTCGGACGGCAAGGCCGACGTGTTGTTCTACGACAGCCAGGCCAAGGGCGCGACCCTGGCCGAAGGCCTGCAGAAGGCGATCGAGGCGGCCCTCGCCGCCCTGCCCATCCCCAAGGTTATGAGCTACCAGCGGCAGGACGGGTGGAGCAGCGTGCATTTCGTGCGTCCGGCCCACCGGCTGGTGGCGCTGCACGGTGCCGACGTGGTGCCGGTTTCCGTCCTCGGCCTGGAATCTGGCCGCGAAACCCAAGGCCACCGCTTCGAGGCGGCCGTCGAGCCTGTGGCCCTCGCCGATGCCGACAGCTACGCCGCAACCCTCAAGCGTGACGGTGCCGTCATCGCCAGCTTCGCCGAGCGCCGGGCCGAGATCGCCCGCCAGTTGGCCGCCGCCGCCGAGAAGGCCGGTGGCAAGCCCATCGAGGACGAGGCCCTGCTGGATGAAGTGACCGCCCTGGTGGAGCGCCCCAACGTGCTCATCGGCCAGTTCGAGGAGGAATTCCTGGCCGTCCCGCAGGAGTGCCTGATCCTCACCATGAAGGCCAACCAGAAGTACTTCCCGCTGCTGGATGCCCGGGGCAAGCTGACCAACAAGTTTCTAGTGGTGAGCAACATCAGCCCGGCCGACCCCAGCGCCGTCATCGGCGGCAACGAGCGGGTGGTGCGCCCGCGGCTCGCCGACGCCAAGTTCTTCTTCGACCAGGACCGCAAGAAGACCCTGGAATCCCGCGTCCTCGGGCTGGCCAAGGTGGTCTATCACAACAAGCTCGGCACCCAGGGCGAGCGGGTGCAGCGGGTCTGCGCCATCGCCAAGGCGATTGGCGACAAACTCGGCGAGACCCTGGGCGGCGAAGCCCTGGCCCTGCAGGCCGATCAGGCTGCGCTGCTGGCCAAGGCCGACCTGCTGACCGACATGGTGGGCGAATTCCCGGAACTGCAGGGCACCATGGGCCGCTACTACGCGCTCCACGACGGCCTGGCGCCGGAAATCGCCGATGCCGTCGAGGATCACTACAAACCCCGTTTCGCCGGCGACAGCCTGCCCCGGGGCAACGTGGGCACCGTCGTCGCCCTGGCCGACAAGCTGGAAACCCTGGTCGGCATGTTCGGCATCGGCCAGATTCCCACCGGCGACAAGGATCCCTTTGCCCTGCGTCGGCATGCGCTGGGCGTGATCCGCATGCTGAGCGAAGGCGATCTCGACCTGCCGCTGGACAAACTGCTCGCCACCGCCACCGCGCCCTTCGCGACGGTGGAGGGCTTCAAGGCCAGCGACGCTGCCCTGGCCGACTTCATCTACGACCGCCTGGCCGGCAGCCTCAAGGACCAGGGCTACACCCCCCAGGAAGTGGACGCCGTCGTCTCCCAGCGACCGCAGCGCCTGGGCGACATCGCCAAGCGCCTCGCCGCCGTGCGCGCCTTCGCCGCGCTGCCGGAAGCCGCCGCCCTGGCCGCTGCCAACAAGCGCGTCGGCAACATCCTCAAAAAGGTGGAGGGGGGGGTCGCCGCCCGGGTGGATGCCGCGGCCCTCAAGGAAGCTGCGGAAATCGCCCTCAATGGCGCCTTGCAGACCATCAAGCCCCGGGCTGACGCCGCCTTCGCCGCCGGCGACTACACGGCATCGCTCCAGTCCCTGGCGGCCCTCAAGGCGCCTGTGGATACCTTCTTCGATCAGGTCATGGTCAATGCCGAAGATCCGGCCCTGCGGGCCAACCGTCAGGGGCTTCTGGCGACGCTGCACGAAGCCATGAACCGGGTGGCGGACCTGTCGAAACTCTCCGCCTGAAGCCGACCATGCCTACCAAACTCGTCATCCTCGACCGCGACGGCGTCATCAACGTCGATTCGCCCAATTACATCAAGAGTCCGGAAGAGTGGAAGCCTATTCCGGGGAGTCTGGAGGCCATCGCCCGGCTCAACCAGGCGGGGTACCGGGTCGTCGTGGCGACCAACCAGTCCGGTGTGGGGCGGGGTCTCTTCGATATGGACACCCTGAACGCCATCCACGAAAAGATGCACAAGGCGCTCTTCGCCGCCGGGGGGCGTGTCGACGCCATCTTCTACTGCCCCCATGGGTCGGATTCGGCCTGTGATTGCCGCAAGCCCAAGCCGGGCATGTTCCGTCGTATTTCGGACACCCTGAACGTCAACCTGAAAGGGGTTCCGGCAGTCGGGGATTCCCTGCGCGATTTGCAAGCCTGTTCCGTCCTCGGCTGCCAGCCCATCCTGGTGCTGACGGGGAAAGGCCAGAAGACCAGCAGCGAGAGCCAGCTACCCGAGGGAACCCTTGAGTTTGCCGATCTGGCGGCGGTGGTCGACTGGCTCCTGCGGGGGCGCTCCGCATGATCATCATGCGGAGCGCCCTGTTCATGGCCTGGGTCATCGTCCTGACCGTGGTCCTGGCACCCTTCATCATCCTTTTCGCCCTTCTCGGGGCACGGGACATCGCCTTTCGCATCGTCGCCCTTTGGCGGCGCGGCTTCTTGGGAGCGGTGGCGCTCATTCTCGGCATCGACTGTCGCGTCCTGGGCCGCGAGAACATGCCCGCCGAACCTTCCGTCATGCTGGCCAAGCACCAGTCGGCCTGGGAAACCGTCGCCTTGCAGGAACTGGTTCCCGCCGGGGCCAACTGTGTCTTCGTGCTCAAAAAGGAACTGTTGCGGCTGCCCTTCTTCGGCTGGTCCCTGGCGGCCATGCGTCATATTTCCATCGATCGCACGGCTGGCCGGCAGGCTCTGGACCAGGTCGTCGAGCAGGGGCGCGAGCGGCTGGCGGATGGCTGCTACGTCATCGTCTTTCCCGAGGGGACACGGGTAGCGCCGGGACAGAAGCGGCGCTACAAGGTCGGCGGTGCCTACCTCGCCAACCACGTTGGCTGCAAGGTCGTTCCGGTGGCCCACGACGCCGGCGAGCTGTGGCCCCGCCAGGCTTTCCTCAAGCGCCCGGGCACCATCACGGTCAGTATCGGTCCGGCCTTCGATGCCACGGGACTCTCGGAGCAGGAAATCAACCAACGGGCCGAGGCCTGGATCGAAGGCGAAATGCGCCGCATCTCGCCCCATCGGTACCCCGAGACCGGTGGCGCTGCCTGAACCTGTCGCCCGCAGCGTCCGGCTGGCCGACCGGGAAGTCACCTACCTGTTGCGCCGCAGCCACCGGCGCAGCGTGGGACTCCGCGTCGATCACCGCGGCCTGATCGTCGGCGCTCCGGTCAGCGCCACCCTGGCGGCCATAGACGACATCGTGCGGCGCCATGGCGCGTGGGTGGTCGAGCACCTCGACCGTTGGCGCGAACGATTACCGACTGCCGTGCTCCGCCTGTCCGAAGGGCTGCGCCTGCCGTGGCTGGGCGGCGAGCTGGCGCTCCAGTTCGGCGGAACGTCCCGCGTGCGCTGGTCCGCCGACGGTGCTGAACTGCGTCTGCCCCAGGCCCCCGACGCGGCAACGCTGGCCCTGGAAAAAGCCCTGCGGCAGCGCATCCGGGAAGTCTTCCTGCAAAGGATTGCCCACTGGGCGCCGCAGCTGGCGCTTGCCGCGCCGCCCATTGCCCTCAGCGCCGCCCGCACCCGCTGGGGGAGCTGCTCCAGCCGTGGCGTGGTGCGCCTCAACTGGCGCCTGGGGTTTCTTCCCCTGGACCTGGTGGATTACGTCGTCGTGCATGAGCTTGCCCACCTGAGGGAAATGAATCACAGTCCCCGCTTCTGGTCCCTGGTGGAAGGCCTTTGTCCCGACTGGCGCGAACGCCGACGCGAACTCCGCCTCCGTGGGGCCGGAGTACCCCTGTTCTGAGGAAACCCATGCGCATCCTGCACACCATGATCCGGGTCGGTGACCTGGACCGTTCCCTGGCTTTCTATACCGAAGTTCTCGGCATGCAACTCCTGCGGCGCCAGGATTACCCCGATGGCCGCTTCACCCTCGCCTTCGTCGGCTACGGGCCGGAAAGCGAGGGCGCGGTCCTCGAGCTGACGCACAACTGGGATACCGCGTCCTACGATATCGGCACCGGCTTCGGCCATGTCGCCCTGGCGGTTCCCGATGCGGCCGCGGCCTGCGCCGAAATCCGTGCCCGGGGCGGCAAGGTGGTGCGCGAAGCGGGGCCCATGAAGCATGGCAGCACGATCATTGCCTTCGTCGAGGATCCCGACGGCTACAAGATCGAACTGATCCAGCGCGCCTGACGCGTATCAAGGCTCGTTCCGCCTGGCAAAGCCATACTGCGGCCTTTTTGGGCTTGCCATGTCCTTTCCAGAATTCTTTTCCCGGGTGCCCGAGGTCACGCTCTTCGATCCGCTGGCGGCGCTGCTCGGGGCGTCCAGCGACGGCCATATCCGCTATCGCTACGAGGACGCGGTGCGTCTGGCGGGGCATTCTTGTCCCACGGTTGCCGGTACTTACGTCCTGGCCAGTCGCATGTTGCGCCGCCTCTACCCCGATGGCCCCGCGCAACGCGGGAGCCTGCGGGTCGAGTTTCGTCGTGGCGAAGCCGAAGGGACGGTGGGGGTGCAGGCGGCCGTGTTTGGACTCCTGACCGGGGCCGCCGGCCCGGGAGGCTTCAAGGGACTGGGCGGGATGCACGGGCGCTGTGGCCGACTCGGCTTCGCGGTGGCGGACGTGCCAGGCGACGTGCGTCTGAACCGGGACGACACGGGCGCGTGCTGCACGGCAAGCCTCGATCTCAGCCCGGTTCCGGGTGACCCCGCCCTGGCCAGGCTGCTGGGGGGCATTCTTGCGGGGGAGGCCGGTGCCGAGCTGAGGACTGAATTCGCGGCCCGTTGGCAGGCCCGGGTCGAGCGTCTGCTGCTCGAATACTTCGATCACCCGGACGTCGTGCGGTTTTCCGACTGAGGATTCAGGCTGCCTTGCGGTGGGAGAGATCGTCCCGCACGCGCAGGAATTCTTCCAGGGAGAGTTCGCGTACCGTGGTGTGGGCCAAGGCGTCCCGCAGGTCCACCTCGAAACCCTCGGCGGCCTTCAGCACGGCACCTGGCGGAACCGGGAGAGGGGGCTGCGAGAAGTCTTTCTTGAGGGCCAACATGGCGGGTTTCCCAAAGGGCGTGTCCTTGGAAAGGATGATCCCAGAAACCCGAAAATGAGCCCGTGAAGCAATTCACGAGACGCTGATGAAGCCTCGGAAACCCTTGTCCCAAGGGCGTCTCTGGCTACTCCTCCAAGTGCTTCAGGACTGCGGGCGTTCCCGCGCGGCGCCCGGCCGGGATTCGATGGGACGGTTGATTTCGTCCGCCGGCTTGAGGAAGAAGAGCATCGCCCAGGCGGTGAGGGCCGTGAGCCCCCAGAACATGAGGAAACCCGTCGAGTAGATGGCCAGGGGGCTCCAATAGACGGGCTTGCCCATCAGATAGAGCTCCTGCGGATTGATGAAGGCGAAGAACACGGCTTCGCCGATGATGGCGGTCGCGAAGGACGGCCAGAAGATATACACCCACTTCAGCATTGCGGCTCCTGTCGGGAGGGGAGGGCGGCGAAAGGACTCGCCCAAAAGCAAGGGGGCTTGTGGCCCCCTCTCGTACCGAAGGACTATTGTTGCGGCTTGTACAAAGGATTGCAAGCGGAGCCGGAACGCCTCAGTCTCGGCTCCAGTAGCCCCCGCGCAGGGCCCACTGGCCGCCACGCTGCTCCCAGCGTCGGGGAACCCAGTGATGGCCGGGACGGGGCGCTTCCCAATGTCCGGGAACCCAGGCGTGCCGCCGGTCTGTCCAGTTCCAGTAGCCGTCGATCCAGATCAGCCCGACGGCCGGCGGCGGGCCGGCCAGTTCGTGACGGGGGGGTGGCGGGCCGACGGGAACGTCTTCCACCTGGGCGGGCGGGGGCACGACGGCCACGGGCGGACCTTGGGGGTGCCGGTGGCCCGGGGAAAGGGCGCTACAGGCTGCAAGGGCGGTCGTGGCAAGGGCGATGACGAGGGGAGATTTCATGGGAGCCTTTCCGACGCCGGGGAGGCGTGCGACCGGCCGAATCTAGGCGGCCTGTCACGGCGGCGCTGTTACGTCCTGTTAGGACTTGTTAATTCGGGCGCCAGCCCTGCCCCGCACGCGGGCTGCCGGCCACGGGTTCTTCACCCGCTCAGCGTTCGCGAAACGCCCGGGCGAGGGAACTGGTGACTGGGTCGGCCAGGTATTGGAACGCCGTGCGGGGCGTGGTGCGGATATACACTTCCGCCGGCATGCCCGCCTGAACGATGTCGATGCGGGCCTCGGCGAGGGCGCGGGGATCCAGGGCCACCTGGCCGACGTAATAGGTGGCGCCATTGGGGTCGCTCAACACGTCGGCGGAGAGATACTTCAGTTGGCCGGCGACCAGGGGCGTCGTGCGGGCGTCGTAGGACAGGAGTCGCACTTCGGCCGCCATGCCGGTACGCAATTGCAGGATGGAATCGGGAGGCAGGCGCACCTCGACGATGAGTTCCTGATTCTCCGGCACGATTTCCATGATCGCGTCCCGGGGTCCGATGGCGGCGCCTATGGTGTTGGCCTTGAGGTTGACCACCACGCCGTCGGTGGGCGAGCGCACCATCTGGCGCCGGTCGGCATCCTGGGCGGGGCGCAATTGCTCCTCCTGGTCCGCGAGGCGGGAGAAGGAATCCTTCAGTTCGGCGAGGGCGGTCTGGCGCGCTGTGTTGCGGACATCCTGCTGCTTGAGGCGCAGATCGTTCTGCTTTTGCAGGGCGCGGGAAAGGTCCGCCCGGTGTTCGGCCAGGCGGGAGCGATACTCCGCCACACTGCGTTGCAGGCCGTACATGCGGGTGGGCGAGATGAAGCCTTTTTCCAGGAGACCCTGATGGGCCCGCAACTCGTCCTCCATGGCCTTGCTGGAGGCCTCGTCGGCGGCGACCTGCTGCCGGGTGGCTTCGATCTCGCGTCCGGTTTCGGCAATCTGCTGGCCGAGAACGTCGAGTTGCTCGTGCAGCGTTCTGCGCCGCTGTTCGAACAGCTCCCGCTCCTTGGCCAGGATGCTGCCGATGAAGGGGTCGTCGACCTTCCCTGTCAGGGCGGGGGGAAAGACGATGCGCTCGTGGAAATCCCGCTCCGCGGCGAGGCGCGCCTGCTTGGCGAGTTCTCCTGCAATGTTCTGGCGGATGATCCCGGTGCTGGCGGAAACGCGCAAATCCTCGATTTCAAGCAACTCCTGGTCCTTGTGCACCCTGTCGCCGTTCTTGACCAGGATGCGCTTCACCAGGCCGCCCTCCTGATGCTGGACCTGCTGCCGCGCGTTCTCGACCCGGATGCTGCCCGAGGCCACCACGGCGCCGTCCAGGGGAGCGAGGAGCCCCCAGGCCAGGAAGACGAGGCCGGCCAGGACGACCGTGGCGCCGGCCGCGAAAGCCCACAGCCGGAGCTCCTTTTCCGCCGGATCCAGGTCGGGTCGCCCGGCGAGGAAAGCCAGGAGCGCCTTCATGCGGCGGCTCCGCCGGAGAGTTTTTCCACCACCTCGCGGCTGGGTCCATAGAGGGCGACGGCGCCCTCGCGCAGCACCAGGAGCTTGTCGCTGGCGGCCACCAGGGAGCGGCGGTGGGTGACCACCACCAGGGTGACGCCCTCGGCCTTCAACTGGCCGAGAACGTGCTGCAGCAGGGTTTCCCCTTCGGCATCCAGGTTGGAATTGGGCTCGTCGAGCAGGAGAAGGCGCGGCTCCCCG contains:
- a CDS encoding HlyD family type I secretion periplasmic adaptor subunit → MKALLAFLAGRPDLDPAEKELRLWAFAAGATVVLAGLVFLAWGLLAPLDGAVVASGSIRVENARQQVQHQEGGLVKRILVKNGDRVHKDQELLEIEDLRVSASTGIIRQNIAGELAKQARLAAERDFHERIVFPPALTGKVDDPFIGSILAKERELFEQRRRTLHEQLDVLGQQIAETGREIEATRQQVAADEASSKAMEDELRAHQGLLEKGFISPTRMYGLQRSVAEYRSRLAEHRADLSRALQKQNDLRLKQQDVRNTARQTALAELKDSFSRLADQEEQLRPAQDADRRQMVRSPTDGVVVNLKANTIGAAIGPRDAIMEIVPENQELIVEVRLPPDSILQLRTGMAAEVRLLSYDARTTPLVAGQLKYLSADVLSDPNGATYYVGQVALDPRALAEARIDIVQAGMPAEVYIRTTPRTAFQYLADPVTSSLARAFRER